Proteins co-encoded in one Peptococcaceae bacterium 1198_IL3148 genomic window:
- a CDS encoding potassium transporter TrkG gives MATIKNPWKGGKLTPVQIMVLSYLFFLLLGTVLLSLPVSLQPGVKLPPIDALFTAASAISVTGLTVVSTPETFSNFGLAILLVWLQFGGIGIMTLGTLMYLVLGRQISLRNRMLIRADQNQTTMAGMVILMKFILKLALALESIAAIILTAHFYFSYDYNFLRAIKYGVFHAISSFTNAGFDLFGNSLRGLPQDYLIHTVIGLMIICGAIGFPVLLEVRSWMITGRRRFSLFTKVTSVTFFALVLLGFFAVFFGESNAAMAGLPWQQKISVALFQSISTRSGGLSTYDITEFRTATILFFCMLMFIGGSPSSCGGGIRTTTFAVILMSLYSFSWKGRDNVQAFGRELYHHDIQRAFSVFTLAIIIVFFATVAILELEQNFSATQVLFEVCSAFGTTGLSLEITSELTDFSKLIIIALMFIGRIGLVALLLLPQRPKRKQKYHYVKEKIIIG, from the coding sequence ATGGCTACTATAAAAAATCCCTGGAAAGGTGGCAAATTGACACCGGTACAAATTATGGTGCTCAGTTATTTGTTCTTTCTGCTGTTGGGCACAGTACTTTTAAGTTTGCCCGTTTCTTTACAACCAGGAGTAAAGTTGCCTCCCATAGACGCGTTATTTACCGCTGCCAGTGCCATCAGTGTTACCGGCTTGACTGTGGTTTCCACCCCTGAGACCTTCAGCAACTTTGGCTTAGCGATATTGCTGGTGTGGTTGCAGTTTGGTGGTATTGGTATTATGACTTTAGGCACACTGATGTATTTAGTGCTGGGTCGGCAGATTAGCTTGCGCAATCGCATGCTAATTAGAGCGGACCAAAACCAAACCACCATGGCTGGTATGGTAATATTGATGAAGTTCATTTTAAAGTTGGCGCTGGCGTTGGAGTCCATTGCAGCGATTATTTTAACTGCCCATTTTTATTTTAGCTATGATTATAATTTTCTTAGGGCAATAAAATATGGGGTGTTTCATGCCATCTCCAGCTTTACCAATGCTGGCTTTGATTTGTTTGGCAACAGTTTACGGGGACTTCCCCAAGACTATTTAATACATACTGTGATTGGACTAATGATTATTTGTGGTGCCATTGGTTTTCCGGTGTTGCTGGAAGTACGCAGTTGGATGATCACCGGGCGTCGGCGCTTTTCATTATTTACTAAGGTGACCAGCGTTACCTTTTTTGCTTTAGTGTTGCTGGGTTTTTTTGCGGTATTTTTTGGCGAGAGCAATGCTGCAATGGCAGGCTTACCTTGGCAGCAAAAAATTTCAGTGGCATTATTTCAATCCATATCTACCCGCAGTGGCGGTTTATCTACCTACGATATTACAGAATTCCGCACCGCCACAATATTATTTTTTTGTATGCTGATGTTTATTGGTGGCTCCCCCAGTAGTTGTGGCGGTGGCATTCGCACCACCACCTTTGCTGTAATTCTAATGAGTTTATATTCTTTTTCCTGGAAAGGTCGAGACAACGTTCAGGCCTTTGGCCGAGAACTCTACCATCACGACATTCAACGGGCTTTTTCGGTTTTTACTTTAGCGATAATCATAGTTTTTTTTGCCACCGTGGCTATTTTAGAGTTGGAGCAGAATTTTTCTGCCACCCAAGTGCTATTTGAGGTATGTTCGGCCTTTGGTACCACCGGGTTATCTTTGGAAATCACTTCAGAGTTAACCGATTTTAGTAAATTAATTATTATTGCATTAATGTTTATTGGACGTATCGGTTTGGTGGCGCTGTTATTACTGCCCCAAAGGCCAAAGAGAAAACAAAAATACCATTATGTTAAAGAAAAAATTATTATTGGCTAA
- a CDS encoding pyridoxal phosphate-dependent aminotransferase yields the protein MNILKLADKMYTLGTETAFEVLAEVEKLKAQGRDIINFAIGEPDFNTPENIKAVGIEAISNNYTHYSPSAGLMAVRQTFADYISKTRGIEVKPTEVVVTPGAKPIIFFGLMATINPGDEVIYPNPGFPIYESVIKYVGGVPVPLALREEREFSFVPEELEQKITDKTKMIIINSPHNPTGGIFSTADLKLIADIAVAKNLWLMSDEVYSRIIYDHQFESIVSLPGMKERTILIEGLSKTYAMTGWRIGYGVAPELVANAIARLSTNSVSCTATFTQLAAQEAITGQQEATAQMVQEFRERRDLILNGLNDIEGISCLKPKGAFYVYPNVTAACQRLGFSTGKELQQYLLYQANVAVLPQTSFGQRNEGETHEYIRLSFATSKENILAGLARIKQAIEI from the coding sequence ATGAATATCTTGAAACTAGCCGACAAAATGTATACCTTGGGTACCGAAACAGCCTTTGAAGTATTGGCAGAGGTGGAAAAGCTAAAGGCCCAGGGTAGAGATATTATTAACTTTGCCATTGGGGAACCGGACTTTAATACACCCGAAAATATTAAAGCTGTTGGCATCGAAGCGATTAGTAACAATTATACCCATTACTCTCCCTCTGCGGGATTAATGGCTGTACGCCAAACCTTTGCAGATTATATTAGCAAAACTAGGGGCATAGAGGTTAAACCAACAGAGGTGGTGGTGACACCGGGAGCGAAGCCAATTATTTTTTTTGGATTAATGGCCACCATTAATCCCGGTGATGAAGTGATTTACCCTAACCCCGGTTTTCCAATTTATGAATCAGTAATTAAGTATGTTGGTGGAGTGCCAGTTCCGTTGGCCCTTAGGGAGGAGCGGGAATTCTCCTTTGTACCAGAGGAATTAGAGCAAAAAATCACTGATAAGACAAAGATGATTATTATAAACTCCCCCCATAATCCCACCGGTGGCATTTTTAGCACTGCTGATTTAAAACTTATTGCCGATATTGCGGTGGCCAAGAATTTGTGGCTGATGTCTGATGAAGTATACTCGCGCATCATTTATGACCATCAGTTTGAGAGCATTGTGTCGTTACCGGGCATGAAGGAAAGAACCATTTTGATAGAAGGCCTGTCTAAAACCTATGCCATGACCGGCTGGCGCATTGGTTACGGTGTGGCGCCGGAGTTAGTTGCCAATGCCATTGCTCGGTTGAGCACCAACAGTGTCTCTTGCACTGCCACCTTTACTCAGCTGGCCGCCCAAGAGGCGATAACTGGTCAGCAAGAAGCCACAGCACAAATGGTGCAGGAGTTCAGGGAAAGAAGAGACCTCATATTGAACGGCTTAAATGATATTGAAGGTATAAGTTGCTTAAAACCCAAAGGAGCTTTTTACGTGTATCCCAATGTTACCGCTGCTTGCCAAAGGTTAGGCTTTAGTACAGGCAAAGAACTGCAGCAGTATCTTTTATACCAAGCAAATGTAGCAGTGCTACCCCAAACTTCCTTTGGACAACGCAATGAAGGCGAAACCCATGAATATATCCGCCTGTCCTTTGCCACCTCAAAGGAAAATATTCTAGCTGGTTTAGCTAGAATTAAACAGGCTATAGAAATTTAA
- a CDS encoding lactate utilization protein, whose protein sequence is MEQLGIPEQDFINTVARALGRSEPLKHAPQRDIVGPPDFWQEDEEIRKHSLELFKKNLEGLSGRVVIAQSAAEVQQQVKTWLTELEAKNVICWDHGDLKELLQPETLGVNVQLWNDGHSSKELIDVAARADVGITWINFGIAYTGSMAVLSGARTGRSVSLLPPTHIGICKRSQIVPTMTSVIKHLVDLRGQGHLPATINFITGPSRTSDIEMDLSIGVHGPYRTWVIVLDEQ, encoded by the coding sequence ATGGAACAGTTAGGCATTCCAGAACAAGATTTTATTAACACTGTGGCTCGGGCATTGGGCAGATCCGAACCACTTAAACATGCCCCGCAGCGGGATATAGTGGGGCCACCGGATTTTTGGCAAGAAGACGAAGAAATTAGAAAACACTCTCTAGAACTATTTAAGAAAAACTTAGAAGGGCTAAGCGGTAGAGTGGTAATAGCCCAATCAGCAGCAGAGGTACAACAACAAGTAAAAACTTGGTTGACAGAATTAGAAGCAAAAAATGTTATCTGTTGGGACCACGGGGATTTAAAAGAGTTACTGCAACCCGAAACCCTGGGGGTTAATGTGCAACTTTGGAATGATGGCCACAGTAGCAAAGAGCTGATTGATGTCGCCGCCCGGGCAGATGTAGGCATTACTTGGATTAATTTTGGCATCGCCTATACCGGCTCCATGGCAGTGCTGAGTGGTGCTAGAACAGGCAGAAGTGTCAGTTTATTACCGCCAACCCATATTGGCATCTGCAAACGTTCACAAATAGTGCCCACCATGACCAGCGTAATTAAACATTTGGTTGATTTAAGGGGCCAAGGTCACTTGCCTGCGACCATTAATTTTATTACCGGCCCCAGCCGCACTTCAGATATCGAAATGGACCTAAGCATTGGTGTCCATGGCCCCTACCGCACCTGGGTAATTGTTTTAGATGAACAATAA
- a CDS encoding LutB/LldF family L-lactate oxidation iron-sulfur protein, with the protein MNKIHQGKTFRERAREALKDDFMRQAVRKAVDTLETRKEEATDALGNWDQWREQGKRIREHAVENLDYYLSQLAANVRNNGGTVYFAPEAKDARQIILEIIKKHGGKHIVKSKSMVTEEIHLNKALIKEGLDVVETDLAEYILQLADEPPSHIVVPSIHKSRDQIAELFSNVAREKIPNDTPSLTAFSRKVLREKFLQADIGITGCNFAIADTGAISLVTNEGNARLTNSLPKVHIAVMGMERLVPSFADLEVLLTLLPRSATGQKLTSYISITNGPKKPEDLDGPDYFYLVILDNGRSRILADTEFRQSLHCIRCGACFNVCPVYRQVGGHSYGSVYGGPIGSVISAFLTNDMERYGGLAYASTLCAACSTVCAVKIPLHDLLLKLRHRYVTHKYTPAAERTVFKLWRTTFQNPKTYRLAIKMAQKAQSPLVNNGYIIKGPPPLSAWTNSRYFPKAAEKTFREQWQQQHH; encoded by the coding sequence ATGAACAAAATCCACCAAGGCAAAACCTTCAGAGAACGGGCCCGGGAAGCACTAAAGGACGATTTTATGCGCCAAGCGGTGCGCAAAGCTGTGGATACTTTAGAAACCCGAAAAGAAGAAGCAACGGACGCCTTAGGCAACTGGGATCAGTGGCGAGAACAGGGCAAACGCATTCGGGAACACGCAGTGGAAAATCTTGACTACTATTTGTCTCAACTGGCAGCCAACGTCAGAAATAACGGCGGTACGGTATATTTCGCCCCAGAGGCAAAGGATGCCCGACAAATCATTTTAGAAATTATTAAAAAGCATGGCGGTAAGCATATTGTTAAATCTAAATCCATGGTCACCGAGGAAATTCATTTAAATAAGGCTTTAATTAAAGAAGGTTTAGACGTAGTGGAGACCGATTTGGCAGAATACATTTTACAGTTGGCCGATGAACCACCGTCCCATATTGTGGTGCCTTCAATCCATAAAAGCCGTGATCAAATTGCCGAGCTTTTCTCCAATGTGGCCAGAGAAAAAATACCTAACGATACGCCCAGTTTAACAGCCTTTTCCCGCAAAGTGTTACGGGAAAAATTCTTGCAAGCGGACATCGGTATCACCGGTTGTAATTTCGCCATTGCCGACACGGGAGCCATTTCTTTAGTCACCAACGAAGGTAACGCCAGATTGACCAACTCATTGCCCAAGGTACATATAGCGGTAATGGGCATGGAAAGGCTGGTACCCTCCTTTGCCGATTTAGAAGTACTATTGACGCTGTTGCCCCGCAGTGCCACCGGGCAAAAGTTAACCAGTTACATTAGCATTACCAACGGACCTAAAAAACCAGAAGATTTAGATGGGCCAGATTATTTTTACCTAGTGATCTTAGACAACGGCCGTAGCAGAATATTGGCTGACACAGAGTTCCGTCAGTCACTACATTGCATTCGCTGTGGTGCTTGCTTTAATGTTTGTCCAGTGTACCGACAGGTGGGAGGCCATAGTTACGGCAGTGTTTACGGCGGTCCCATCGGTTCAGTAATATCTGCCTTTTTAACCAATGATATGGAAAGATACGGAGGTCTAGCTTATGCTTCCACTTTATGTGCCGCTTGCAGTACCGTATGTGCTGTTAAAATACCGCTACATGATCTATTACTAAAATTGCGACATCGTTATGTAACCCATAAATACACGCCAGCAGCAGAAAGAACTGTTTTCAAATTATGGCGCACCACTTTTCAAAATCCCAAGACTTATCGCTTAGCCATCAAGATGGCCCAAAAGGCACAAAGTCCTTTGGTAAATAATGGTTATATCATTAAAGGACCGCCACCTCTGTCTGCTTGGACCAACTCCAGATATTTCCCCAAAGCAGCGGAAAAAACCTTCCGTGAACAGTGGCAACAACAGCATCATTAG
- a CDS encoding (Fe-S)-binding protein, with protein sequence MKASIFITCICDNFYPQVGNAMVNILEKCGVECDFPTEQVCCGQPALNTGYWDDTREVAKTLLRAFKDSEHVVAPSGSCITAIKEYYPIIFEHDPEYLLLARELVSKAYEFTQFMHQVVKITDLGARFPYKVTYHASCHATRLLGVSPYVHQLLSNIKDIELIPLTHAENCCGFGGTFSVKQPEVSEAMVDEKVFHIKETGADVVTAVDMGCLMNIEGRLKKEGSKIRALHITQLLDEGMRL encoded by the coding sequence ATGAAAGCATCCATTTTTATTACATGTATTTGTGACAATTTCTATCCCCAAGTGGGCAACGCCATGGTTAACATCCTGGAAAAATGCGGGGTGGAATGTGACTTTCCAACAGAGCAGGTATGTTGTGGTCAACCGGCGTTAAACACCGGTTATTGGGATGACACCCGAGAGGTGGCTAAAACTCTACTCCGGGCCTTTAAGGACAGTGAACATGTGGTGGCCCCTTCCGGTTCCTGCATCACTGCCATTAAAGAATATTACCCAATAATTTTTGAACACGACCCAGAATACTTGCTGTTGGCCAGAGAATTGGTGAGTAAAGCATATGAATTTACACAGTTTATGCATCAAGTGGTCAAAATAACCGATCTGGGTGCTAGATTTCCCTATAAAGTCACATACCACGCCTCCTGTCATGCCACCCGGTTACTGGGAGTAAGCCCTTATGTTCACCAGCTTTTGTCCAACATTAAGGATATTGAACTGATTCCGCTAACCCATGCTGAAAACTGTTGTGGCTTTGGCGGTACTTTTTCAGTAAAACAACCAGAGGTTTCTGAAGCGATGGTGGATGAAAAGGTGTTTCATATCAAAGAAACTGGGGCTGATGTGGTTACCGCAGTGGATATGGGCTGTTTAATGAACATTGAAGGTCGGTTAAAAAAAGAGGGTTCCAAAATTAGAGCGCTACATATAACTCAACTCCTAGATGAAGGGATGAGATTATGA
- a CDS encoding anaerobic nitric oxide reductase flavorubredoxin, whose product MINIKDNIYWLGIRDWETRTFHGTEYSTHRGTSFNSYLIKDEKVVLVDTVFTPFHKQFIDLLEEKVGLDKIDLLVVNHTEPDHSGAMPYLLDKRPDLPIYCSKNGAMIIKKHYHKDWNFQVVKTGDTVDLGKNKLIFVEMPMLHWPDSMATYVSGANVLLSNDAFGQHYAAPQLYNDLVDQCELSQESLKYYANILAPFNKLVKAKIKEIVNLNLPIEMIAPSHGVIWRDNPMQIVEKYNEWADNYHEGIVTILYDTMYGATKKMALAIADGLESNGVTTKVFNVGKWDKNDVIAEVYKSKGIIVGSSTINRGILSAVAAILEIIEGLKLQGKIGASFGASGWSAESPKIIEERLRSAGIEIVSESIGVQYNPAPEDLQKCVAYGAAFAERVKN is encoded by the coding sequence ATGATTAATATTAAAGATAATATTTACTGGCTAGGTATTAGGGACTGGGAGACCAGGACGTTTCATGGCACTGAGTACTCCACTCACCGGGGTACTTCCTTTAATTCATATTTAATTAAGGATGAAAAGGTTGTTTTGGTGGATACCGTTTTTACCCCGTTTCACAAACAGTTTATAGATCTGTTGGAAGAAAAAGTGGGGCTTGATAAAATTGATTTACTGGTTGTCAATCATACTGAACCAGATCATTCTGGTGCCATGCCCTATTTGCTTGACAAGAGACCAGACCTACCAATATATTGCAGTAAAAATGGGGCCATGATTATTAAAAAGCACTATCACAAAGATTGGAATTTTCAAGTGGTCAAAACCGGTGACACGGTGGATTTGGGCAAAAACAAACTGATATTTGTGGAAATGCCAATGCTACACTGGCCCGATTCAATGGCCACCTATGTGTCTGGAGCCAACGTGCTATTATCAAACGATGCCTTTGGCCAACATTACGCCGCTCCCCAATTGTATAATGACCTGGTGGATCAATGTGAGTTATCCCAAGAGTCGCTGAAGTATTATGCCAACATTTTGGCTCCCTTTAATAAGTTGGTAAAGGCCAAAATTAAAGAGATTGTTAATTTAAACCTGCCGATAGAAATGATTGCCCCCAGCCATGGAGTGATTTGGCGAGACAATCCGATGCAAATTGTGGAGAAGTACAATGAATGGGCTGATAATTATCATGAGGGTATCGTTACCATACTGTATGACACCATGTATGGTGCCACCAAGAAAATGGCTTTGGCCATCGCTGATGGCTTAGAGAGCAACGGGGTAACTACAAAGGTGTTCAATGTGGGCAAATGGGATAAAAATGATGTCATTGCCGAGGTCTACAAATCCAAGGGGATTATTGTTGGCAGTTCCACCATTAACAGAGGGATATTGAGTGCAGTGGCAGCAATTTTGGAGATAATTGAAGGTTTGAAGTTACAGGGTAAAATTGGTGCTAGCTTTGGTGCTTCTGGTTGGAGTGCCGAATCACCTAAAATAATCGAGGAAAGGTTGCGGTCAGCAGGCATAGAAATTGTCAGTGAATCCATAGGGGTGCAATATAATCCTGCCCCGGAGGACTTGCAGAAATGTGTTGCCTATGGGGCAGCCTTTGCAGAAAGGGTTAAGAATTAG
- the ric gene encoding iron-sulfur cluster repair di-iron protein, whose amino-acid sequence MQTFSAANKIGDIVAQFPKASAIFKKYHVDFCCGGDRPLGQAINEQNINESELLTELNKAYQESQKIHDTQIDWRTAPFSELVDYIVNKHHAYLHNNLPALSALTTTVLRAHGTNHKELARVHKLFNLLKLDLEQHLIKEEQEVFPKIQEYEKDGNIKNLQAAVDSIEELENEHEGAGDILKELRSITNNFQLPQDACGTYERTYKIMQELESDLFEHIHLENNILHPRLKQKLNGYN is encoded by the coding sequence ATGCAAACTTTTTCAGCAGCAAATAAAATTGGTGATATTGTGGCTCAGTTTCCCAAAGCCAGTGCTATCTTTAAAAAATACCATGTGGATTTCTGCTGCGGCGGGGACAGACCCCTGGGCCAAGCCATCAATGAGCAAAATATAAATGAATCAGAATTGCTAACGGAACTTAATAAAGCCTATCAAGAAAGTCAAAAAATTCATGATACGCAAATAGACTGGCGAACTGCTCCCTTTAGTGAGCTGGTGGACTACATTGTCAATAAACATCATGCCTACTTGCACAATAACCTGCCTGCCCTAAGCGCCTTGACCACCACCGTCCTAAGGGCACACGGTACCAATCATAAAGAACTGGCCCGGGTGCATAAGCTTTTTAACCTGTTAAAACTAGATTTAGAACAGCATTTAATTAAAGAAGAACAAGAAGTTTTTCCAAAAATACAGGAATATGAAAAGGACGGCAACATAAAAAATCTGCAAGCGGCGGTGGATAGCATTGAAGAGTTGGAGAATGAGCATGAAGGGGCCGGGGATATCTTAAAAGAATTGAGAAGCATTACCAACAATTTTCAACTACCGCAGGATGCCTGCGGCACCTACGAACGCACCTACAAAATCATGCAGGAATTGGAATCGGACTTATTTGAACATATTCATTTAGAAAACAACATCTTGCACCCGCGTTTAAAGCAAAAACTTAACGGCTACAATTGA
- a CDS encoding 5-formyltetrahydrofolate cyclo-ligase, with the protein MVFAAKKKLRQSIIEQRDAIDLDTKAAWDKQIFNTLVSSDYYQHAHTIFTFVSFGSEVDTHRLIKFALDNNKTICVPKIASKKTGMQVLRINGFHDLDVGYFKILEPVTGCQQINPEEIDLILMPGLAFNRAGDRLGYGGGFYDRFLTELKQPINKIALAYHFQVVDNIPATEDDIKIDGIITNQELIRCL; encoded by the coding sequence ATGGTTTTTGCAGCAAAAAAGAAACTGCGACAATCTATTATAGAACAGAGGGATGCCATAGATCTCGACACCAAAGCTGCCTGGGATAAACAGATTTTTAACACACTGGTAAGCAGTGATTATTATCAGCATGCCCACACTATTTTTACCTTTGTTAGTTTTGGCAGTGAGGTGGATACCCATCGCTTAATAAAATTTGCCCTAGACAACAACAAAACCATTTGCGTACCTAAAATAGCCTCTAAAAAAACCGGTATGCAAGTGTTGCGCATTAACGGCTTTCACGACCTAGATGTGGGCTATTTTAAAATTCTGGAACCGGTGACAGGCTGTCAACAAATAAACCCCGAGGAAATAGATTTAATTTTAATGCCCGGTTTGGCTTTTAATAGAGCCGGTGACCGCCTCGGCTATGGTGGTGGCTTTTACGATCGCTTTTTAACGGAACTAAAACAGCCCATAAATAAAATAGCTTTAGCCTATCATTTTCAGGTTGTGGATAACATTCCTGCCACCGAAGATGATATAAAAATTGACGGCATTATCACTAATCAAGAACTTATTCGCTGCCTTTAA
- a CDS encoding redox-sensing transcriptional repressor Rex has product MVGLKIPEVTIARLSAYSKYLKRLEKKGIDSVSSGDIAQGVGVKPAQVRKDLSSFGEFGTRGVGYKVQDLVHYISNILGLTHPWNVILIGAGKVGSALVTYGEFKERGFNIVAVFDNDLTKIGKKIVDLEVMAVEQMPEIIERYDVQIAIIAVPPQYGQQAADMVVANNIKGILNFAPTSLNLPPDVNIQNVDLSASLESITYCITRGKVMPLYYM; this is encoded by the coding sequence ATGGTAGGACTAAAAATACCTGAGGTTACCATTGCAAGATTATCAGCCTATTCTAAATATTTGAAGAGATTAGAGAAAAAAGGAATTGATAGTGTCTCTTCTGGGGATATTGCCCAGGGTGTAGGTGTAAAACCAGCCCAAGTGCGCAAAGATCTTTCCAGTTTTGGCGAATTTGGTACCCGTGGGGTTGGCTACAAAGTTCAAGATTTGGTGCATTACATCTCCAACATCTTAGGCCTGACTCACCCTTGGAATGTGATACTTATTGGTGCCGGTAAGGTGGGCTCAGCACTGGTCACCTATGGTGAGTTTAAAGAAAGAGGATTTAATATCGTAGCGGTATTTGATAACGACTTAACCAAGATTGGTAAAAAAATAGTCGACCTTGAAGTAATGGCTGTGGAACAAATGCCTGAAATTATTGAGCGCTACGATGTTCAAATAGCCATTATCGCTGTACCGCCCCAATATGGCCAACAGGCCGCAGATATGGTTGTGGCTAATAACATTAAAGGCATATTAAACTTTGCCCCCACTTCTTTAAATTTACCACCGGATGTGAATATACAAAACGTTGATCTTTCTGCCAGTTTAGAATCAATAACCTATTGCATCACCCGTGGAAAAGTAATGCCGCTCTACTATATGTAG
- a CDS encoding DUF1653 domain-containing protein has translation MIINTDDQGSQLPINRVHRHFKGKYYYVFALAKHTETEELMVVYQALYGSHQIFVRPYNMFIEEVPEGKENPTGQRYRFEPCQL, from the coding sequence ATGATTATAAATACCGATGATCAAGGCAGCCAGTTGCCAATTAACAGGGTGCACCGACACTTCAAAGGTAAGTACTACTATGTATTTGCTTTGGCCAAACATACCGAAACGGAGGAGTTAATGGTGGTTTACCAAGCTTTGTATGGAAGTCATCAAATTTTTGTTAGACCCTATAATATGTTTATTGAAGAGGTGCCCGAAGGAAAAGAAAACCCCACTGGACAAAGGTATCGTTTTGAACCTTGTCAGTTGTAA